The genomic stretch AGGTAGGTAATACCGTGGTCTGAATAGCAGAAACACCTAAAGTTTATAGGGCACGCGAATCCCTGGTTCTTTTTCAGTAAAATCTTTAGTATTCCGAGTAATTAACAACATAGAATTAGCTTGCGCAGATGCCCATATTACCGCATCAGGTAACTTGATGCGATATTGTTTACGAAGTGAAACAGCTTGCTCAGCAACAAAATCATCAAGTGCAATTAGGTAAAAACTATTCAAAAAAGCTTTTGTCCTTTTTTCAGTCGTAGAGACAGTACCTACCATGACTTCCATCCATGTCACGATACTAATCGCTTTCTCGCGGTAAAGTCTTAGCTCGTCTCGCGCTTGTGGCACGGCATTTAAATAATCCACTAAAATGTTGGTATCAAAAAGCGCTTTTACCATTCGGAACGAATCTTGCGTTGATATTTAAGCCCATCTGTTTTCTTTTTTCCCCATAAACCAAAAGCATCCACGGGTTTTTTGGATCGATGTTCGACGATATAGGCTGCTATTGCTTCTCGAACGACTGCAGCACGAGATAGGTTTTCCTGCTTACATATCTCAGCTAATTCGCCCAGCTGTTTATCGGGTATATCGACTAAGGTTCGCATAATGTCCTCGCCAAGAATGATATCTTTACTATATATCATTCTTCATGATATTACTATCCTTGATTTGTATTAGGCACACTCGAATAGCACTGATATACTTACGATTTATACCCATCAAGGTTAATGAATGGATATTGCAGATTCTAAGCCGTTTTCATCCGCGAAAGTCGAAGTTAAAAAGCGTAGCCGGCAAAAAGTGGCCTGGCCTGCCTTTGAACTGGCCTTTTTAGACCATGATTTTTTGCTCCACAAATCCTTACGTTCGGTGCGCTTACAACTAGAGTTGTTAAAACCAGAACTCTCGCAACAAAAGCTAAAGATCGAATCCACCATTGTTGTGTTTGGCAGCGCTCGAGTTGTCGATCCAGAAGTGACCAAGCAGGAGTTAAAGCAAATACAAAAAAAATTAAAACAGACGCCCAATAGTGCTTCCGCCAAAAAAGCAGAAAAATTGCTTAAAAACCAACTAGAAAAAGGCAAATACTACGAAGAATCGCAACGTTTCAGTCAAATTGTCTCGGAGCGCTGTCAAAAAAATCGACGTCGTCATTTCGTCATTGTCACCGGCGGTGGGCCAGGCATTATGGAGGCGGCCAATCGCGGTGCACAGGATGTCAAAGCCAAAAGTATCGGTTTAAATATCGTGCTACCACACGAACAAAGCCCCAATCCTTATATTTCGCCGGAACTCTGCTTTCAATTCCATTATTTTGCGATACGCAAAATGCATTTTCTGATCCGTGCCCGAGCCTTAGTCTGCTTCCCCGGCGGCTATGGTACTTTGGATGAACTCTTTGAAGCCTTAACCTTGTTACAAACCAAAAAAATCAAACCGATTCCCTTGCTATTATTCGGCAAAAAATATTGGTCAAAATTAATCGATTTTAATTTTTTACTCAGTGAAGGTATGGTCGATGCCAACGATTTAAAATTATTTCATTATGTTGAAACCGCCGAGCAGGCCTGGAAAATCATCGCTCAATTTTATGATTTGCCGATGAAATAAATTTTCAAATTGTTTAAATTCACAACTATTTCTTAGCTATTCCATAGTTTTACTGCCTAAAACCAACGGCCGGCTAGTTCACTCTTAATCTGCACGTAACCTTTCATTAAGAAAACCTTAAGAGTTTCTTAAGGTTCATCGCGTAGAATTAAATAAGTAAAAAACCTTTATTAATAAAAAGAATAATAATTCAATACAAGGAATAAAAATGCCATTAACAACCCCTCAACCAAAAAATGCTCAAAATTATGATGCTATAAAAAAGGGTCTTTACAATTTAAATAAATTTATATCCGCAAATGGATCCGATGATTTATTCTCATTATTTACAGAAAATAAAAAAACAGAAATAGATAATTTGTTTTTTATACCGCCTAGACAATCTAAACCAGGAACAAGTCAGAAAGGTAAAGTTATTGATTTATTAACAATAACAAATGGTTGGTTTCAAGATCCTAAAACCGATGAAAAAACAAAAGAAATTCGCGAAAAAGTTTTTAGCTTATTTAGCTTTGATAGAATCAAAATGATGGCATTAAGGAAACAATTAGAGAAGGAAAGCCAAACTAGTGAGCAAAAAATAATAAGTCAACTAGAAACATTTGAAACAAAAATTGACGCTTTAACGCCAGAGCAAACCTTCCAATATATTAATCTATATATTTTTGTTAGATGGGATAACATCGTCAGCCTATTTCGTTTGCAAGAAATTCAAAAAAGCTTAAATGCAAAAAAGTTTATCCCTTTAGGTCCAGAGAATTACGAATTATTAAAAAACAAACCAGAACCTAATCAAACTTTAAGTTTTTCACAATTAGGTAATATTAAAGACTGGCCCAAAGTAAAACAAGGTATTTTAAATAATTTAGTGCCTCCTCAGACCGATACATTAAGTTCCATTTCGACTCCATCTTCCAGCAATACCATGTTAAACACTAGTATTAATGACAGTATAAATATTTCTCCCGATTCTACTGATACTTCAGGATCAATTACACCATCAATAGATACCCAACTTGTAATCAATGAACAAGCACAAAATCAAGAAATAGTGCAACTTAAGCATACAAAAAAAGAATTAGAAGAAAAATCTCAATCTCTGGAAGCTATAAAAGCGAATCTAGAAACTCAAATATCAGAGCTACAAATTCTTCTTCAAACTAATGAAGCCGTTCAGCAACAGGAATCTGAATCAAACAAACAAAAATTGGAAAACTTACAAACTACTTTGGCTTTTTTCCAAAAGAATACAAAAGACAAAGAAGTAGAACTTGAATCTTTAAAAAAATTAAAAGAAGACTATTTACTTAGCTTACAAAATGCTAAATCAGACTTGCAAAAAACTCAACAGGAAAAAAATGATCTTACAACCAAGCTTAAGGAAACTGAAGTCAAAATTAAAACACTTGAAGCTAACAACACTAAATTGGCTGATGCAGTAGAAAAAACAAATACTCAATTAACAGAGACAGCCAATAATTTAGAGCTTAAGTCATCCGCTCATGATTTGGTCTCAAAGCAACTAAATGATTTACAAACTCAACATGCTTTTCTTCGAGATACTTTAGGAAATCACAACAAACTGCTTCAAGAAGATTTGCAATCTAAAGAAACTAATACACAATTACTTCATGCAGAAATAAACAAACTGAACGATGAAATCAGTCTTAAAGTGCGAGAACTTAATGACGCTATTCAAAAATTCGATGAATCTAAAAAAACTATCGACGCGTTAAAGTTAAATAAAATCGAATTAGAAAAACAAAAAAACAGTTTAAACACCCAAAAAAATGAAATTCAAACTCAGCTGTCTAAACAAAAAGATACCCACCAAGCTTTGGAAATGAATCATAAGTTGTTTATAGCTGAGTCAACAATTAAAGATCGGGATTTAGAAAAACAAAAAAATGTCATCGTTAAAGTTGAAAGGCAGTTAAAAGCCCAAATAGAACAATCCGGCCAATTAAAGGAAGAAATTAGAGAAAAAGATAAACAAATTGAGGAACAACGACAAACAGTTACCAAAATCAATGATACATTGCAAGCAAAGGAAAAAGAATTTCAACAAATTACTGGCCAATTAGAAACAGTTAAGCATCAACTCCAGGAAGCAAACGTAGGAGAAAAAACTGCGCGCGAACAATTAGCCGCGAATGATTTAAAAAGGCAAGAATTAGAACCGCTTAAAGAAAAAATCAGTCAAGCCAAAGAAAGCTTTACATCACTTACCGCAAAACTACATTTGGAAGAAAATAAAACAAAGGAATTAAATGGAGAATTAACTGCCTTTAATGAGCAAGCATTCTTGTTCATTCAAACAATGCAAACTGAGTTAGATAAGTTAAATTCCAATGAGACACAAACTCACAAAAAACTTGATTCTATAGATACCAAATACAAAATTAACCCGATTGACACTATAATTCCTCTCGATGAAGACGTAACTGATATTAGTATTTTTTCTTATAATGATCAAACTATTGAAAAACTCGATTTTTTAAAACAACAATTAATTTCAACATTATATAATTTAAAATCCCAAGATGAACAAAAAAAGCGGCTCCTTGAAATCCATAAACAAGAAATTGACGCCCTACGTAACCAATATAAAGATTTAGAAACTGGCAATACACTAATTAATGAGAATACAAAAAAAGTAACAGCGGAAAAAAAGGTACTTGAAGAACGAATTTCGAGCTTAACCAATCAACTTATTCAACTTGAAGATCAAAATAAAGAACTATATCAAGCTACTACTCCAGCAAATTATAGCCTGGAAGATAACTGGGATTATGATGATAACGAAGAAACTGTTGATGATTATGTAACTACTGCTTACCAGGAAGAACTAAAATCGATACGGGCTTCCTTAAAGGAAACAAAAGCTGAACTTGAGCAAAAAAATGGCGAGTTAAAGAGATTACAAGAAAAATTGTTCACTCAAACAGAAGAATCTAAGCTTGAAACAACTAAACTCGAAGATGAATTAATTAAGCTACGAACCAATAATTCATCTAACCAAGAAGCAATATCTGGACTTACCAATGAGCTCACGCAGCTAAAACAACTTGTGCTAGATAAAGAAAAAACTATTGACGAGTTAACAAAAAAAATAGTAATTAATTCAAATTTAATAGAAAAGCAAGAAAATCAAATAGCAAGCTTAAATAAAACTTCAATGGAAATTCAGGAAAAGTCTAAACAATTAGAAAATCGAAACCGCCAGCTAGAACAACAAACAATAAAACATCAACAAGATATAGGTCAATTAACCAATGACAAATTTGCTCTTTCAAACCAAATTGGAAGCTTAACAAGTGAAAAAGAAAGCTTATGTCAAGATTTACACATAGCTCAGGAAAAACAAAAAGAATCTGAAGAAACAATAAGCAGTCTTCAAATTGAACTAGATAATCTACAAACAAGTAAATCGACTAATAAAGATAAAATATCTGAACTTACAAAGCGGATCGAAGAGTTAAGCCAGCTTAAGTCAATACAAGAAATACAAATTCAAGAATTAAAGGAGTTAAACAGTGCGCAAAACGCATTAGAGGAATCAAAATTTGAAATGACTGAGCTACAAGATGAATTAAAGGAAAAAAATGAAAATATTGCAAACCTTGAAGAAGAAAAACAACAACATGCGCAAAGATTAACTTTTCTTGATAAAGACTTAGAAAGTCTTAATGAAGAATTACAAACTACAAAAGAAAATTTAAAAGAAATCGAAACTGAGTTAGTCCGAGTTAATGAAAGTCTTACTCAATCAAAAAAGAGTGAAGAAGAATTATCTGATGATAATAAAAACTTAAAAAATGAATATAAAAATATCCAAAAAATAGATAGCGATCTACAAATTAAATATGGTACGCTTGAAGAAGATTTAAAACTAAAAAATAAAGAAATAAGAGTCCTTACGGATAGAATCGCCGAAATTCAACAACAACTTGAAAATAGCAAACAAGAATCAGAAAATTTAAAAACCCAAATAACAACAGCAAAGCAAAATACACTAAGTTTGGAAAAACAATTACAGGAATTAAAGGATAAGGAGAACCCTATGCCAATCCAAGATATACCCACCGATGAAAGTCTTCTCATCGATCTAAACTCAAACAAGGATACAAACACAGGGAAAATAAGCCCACAACTCCATTCTTCCCCAGGCTCATCAATTGCTTCGTCTATTGACCATACACCGGGCTCCTCTTCCGAGCCACTTAACTTTCTTGCAAACCTAAATTCTTCATCAGGAGAGGATTCAGGTTTAGCCGATTTAACGTCCTCTTCTTTAAATCATTCATCTTCGATCCTGTTTCGATCACAAAGCTTACCTAATTTGAGAAAGGATTTCGTTGCTGAACAAAATGCAGCTTTTATCCAAAATAATTCTACCAACCGTGATTTGATAGATTTAACAACTGACCCCCTAGAAGGACCTTCCAGAACACCAATAACAATAACTCCTATAGATGGTGGTATGCCCATGGCCTTAACACAAGAACAACAAATTAATAACTTATTAGTAGATTCTGAGTTTAAAAACCAACTCGGATGTACATTAGCAGCATGGTTACAAAACGATTATCAAACAACAGTTATAACTGAACTGAATAAACCTGAATACAGAGCTATAGATAGTGCATTGCTAATATCCTCTGAAAGCGAAGCAATTAAGCTTAAACTATTGGTTAGGGATACTGTGGATCGTTTGCTCAATGATGAAGATACAAAAGCAGAAATTAAAGAGGCGCTTACTCAAATTGTTTCACAACCTGAAGAAGAAGTAGTTGTACTTTCCCCTGAAAATGCAGCAAAAAACTTTTTACGTTTGTTCATGCCTAATACATTGAGCAGCGCTCCAATAGACTATGCGGAAAGTAACGAAGTATTACTGCAAACCCTTAATGTTAATAAAGTCAACGCTCAACGATATGTCGCGCTATTAAAAGTTTGCGGAGAACACATCTTAAGCACAGAAAATAAAGAACTTGCCAAGCAGTATATTATAACTAAATTGAAAGAAGGTTTAACTGCAATTAATGTAAATCCTGAAGAATATAGAGAACCGATATTAAACACAGCTTCTAGACTAGTTGATGAAATTTTAAACCCAAGGAATATGCTTGATGCCTTAGAAAAAGAAAAAGCTAGTAGCTCACAAGGCTCAAATAATTTAGTACGAGCTACAAAAGATATACTTTCTAATCAATGCGATGAGAAAATAAAATCTATTATTGAAACTAACTTTGCTCACATTTTTATCGCTCGTATTTTAGAAAAAATTAACAATGGCCAAGCTTTGTCTGAAGAGGAAATACAAAAAATTCCATCAGAACTCCAATATGCCGATACACCCGAAGATTTTGCTTTAGGTTTAACTGCGAATTATCATCATTTGAAATCCTTTCCTATATCCAAAGATGTTTTTGACAAATCCGTTTTAATATTACGAAAAAATGCTTTATCAACTATCAACCAAACACTTATAAACAATGATGAATTAGTTGATTTATCTGCCGAAGCTTGGTTAGAAAAAAAACTGGCACTAGTAACCGATAAATCTATTGCTTTAGAACTAAACAAAAAGCAACAAAAGGATCTGGATAATAAATTTTATAAATTATTTCCGCTATCGCCGCTCGAACCTATGGCTGTTACACATAAAACGGTTGAGGAATTAACCAATGAGTTAGAAAAATTACATGACTTAAAAATAAAAGCTGCCGCTAGACTTTATAAAACATTCTCGGAAATTGAAATTAAGCTAAAAGAATATCCAAATTTAATTGATGAGAAGGACGCCGAGATTTTCAAAGCTAATCTGAATAATTCTCTCCCTCTCATATTTTCAATTAGAGACGTCAATGGACGACCAAACGTTAACGATGCCCAAATAAACATCATCTTAGAAAAAATAAACTATCGGTTAGAAAATGATAGCAGCAAATGGAATTGGCTGAATAATAAGCTAACTGAAGAAATTACCAATGATATTCTTGCAGACAATGCAAATCAATTTGGGGTTGCAAATAAAGATGCTATTCAAATGCTCGTTAGTAATACGTTTGAGATATTACGTAAATTTCATGATCTACAAGACACGCTTAATAAAAGAGAAAAATGGAAAACGGATATTAAATCGCTGTATGCTTTCACAGAAAAATTGAGACCAAATAGTCAATTTTCTGAGGAAATAGAAAAAAGAGAAGATATTCTCGAAGATATACTGGCTCTAAAACAAGCGGATGCTGAGGAACAAACCTTCGTTATACCAAAAGGTGTTTATATACCAAACAAATGTCGGATCATACCTAACTTTCAGTCCGATCCCTCAGATACATACCAATTCGATGTGCAAGCAAATATTTTTTATAAACAAAAAGCACTTGCTCCAAATGAAACGGTTACATTTGCACAAAAATTAGAAAATGAGAAGATATGTAAATGGTCTGCCACACATAGCGCCGATAAATGCTTAACCTATAAAATCGAAAAGAAATTTTTTAGACGCAAAAAAAGCTACATGCAGGAAATTAGTTTCGCACAAATGATCCACTCGGTTAATAGTTTTAAAAACGCTAAGACTTGTACGCTTAACTTTGGTAATTGTTCTGATGCTATGAAGGAAAAGCTTTATCTTTTTGCCCATGCCTATAATGAATTACGCCGTGATAATGGCCCTCAAAAAGGGCCTCGAATAATGTGCCATATGAAAAATCCTCCTGATATGGATAAAGATAAAATCGCTAAGGCAAAAGAAGAAATTAAAACTAAATTAAATCTTCATGGCGAAGAATTAGCCGATACATCTGAGAAACTAAAAGATGATACAATCAGCCATAAAATAATACGCTCAAGAGGATAATAAACCATGCCAATAAATACATTAGAACAATATGAGGATGCAGTTACATACTTTAAAAAAAAATTAGTTGATTCACCTAATTTTGATAAAAAAGAATTTTTCAAATTATTTGGAAAAGAATTTAAAGATAATCTTTCCGAAGATGGAAAAAATATTTATGATGTTGGTTTTAAAGAGCCATTAGAAGCTACTTTTAAAAAATTTGATCAAGAATTAAAATCAGAATATTTAAAGCTATTAGATTTAGTTGAGAAAGATGCATTAGCAAGCTTTGATCCTCATGCAACTGTACAGAAAGCAAAAACTTTTTTGAAAGATAAATTGGATAAATTAAAACCCACACTTTGCGATACCTTAAACCATGAACTCACTGCAAAGGGGCAAAGCTTCAATGAAGAAGATAAAGAAGAACTAATTTATGTATTAAACGAATATGCTGATAATTGCGGGAAAAAACTTAATAGCTTTTTAGAAGAAATTGACGGGGTTTGGTCTAAAGTAGCCAAGCTTCAATTACATATAAATAACGAAGAATCAGAATTGAAAGCAAACGATCCAGATGCCACGTTTGCCTTAAAAGAAACCGATCTTGATAAGCTATCAACGGGCGCTGCGCCTGCTCCAGTCACCGGCTTTAAAGTTCATAAAGATAATCTTTCTGAGCAGTTAATGCATACTTTAGCTAATAAAAAGAACGGAGAAAAAATAAATATTGAACTTACTGTTCCTAATAGGGACGCTATTTCTAGACAACTCGGCGAGATCGGACTTCAATATAGAAATCCAGCTATTGCTCTTCTTATAATGTTGATTTTTTATATAGCAACCATGGATATCGACCTAAAAATTTTAGGCGTGAGACTTGCCCCCCGAATTAGGGACGATGAAGGAAGAGTTGTAAATGCAATAAAAAAAGTGATTGAAGAAAAAGGTATCCTAATAAATCCCAACGATATTACACTTACCACCAAACGCTTGAATAATAATGGCAAACCCACTGTCATTAGGAAAAAAGCAGTATTAAATGCAGAACAGATAAAGGAATTACAATTGAGTATTGATGAAGTTAAAAAGAAATTGCAAGATCATCAACCCTTGCAAATTAAAAACAAAAATCCGTTATCCACAAATCCCTCTGTGGAATCTGGTTATAATTCAGAAACTGAAGAAGAGGACGTGGCCTACTCAAGACCTAGAGGGCCTTCTTAGTTTCCTTCAAAAAT from Rickettsiella endosymbiont of Miltochrista miniata encodes the following:
- a CDS encoding type II toxin-antitoxin system VapC family toxin codes for the protein MVKALFDTNILVDYLNAVPQARDELRLYREKAISIVTWMEVMVGTVSTTEKRTKAFLNSFYLIALDDFVAEQAVSLRKQYRIKLPDAVIWASAQANSMLLITRNTKDFTEKEPGIRVPYKL
- a CDS encoding ribbon-helix-helix protein, CopG family; this encodes MRTLVDIPDKQLGELAEICKQENLSRAAVVREAIAAYIVEHRSKKPVDAFGLWGKKKTDGLKYQRKIRSEW
- a CDS encoding LOG family protein, which gives rise to MDIADSKPFSSAKVEVKKRSRQKVAWPAFELAFLDHDFLLHKSLRSVRLQLELLKPELSQQKLKIESTIVVFGSARVVDPEVTKQELKQIQKKLKQTPNSASAKKAEKLLKNQLEKGKYYEESQRFSQIVSERCQKNRRRHFVIVTGGGPGIMEAANRGAQDVKAKSIGLNIVLPHEQSPNPYISPELCFQFHYFAIRKMHFLIRARALVCFPGGYGTLDELFEALTLLQTKKIKPIPLLLFGKKYWSKLIDFNFLLSEGMVDANDLKLFHYVETAEQAWKIIAQFYDLPMK